One window of Vibrio sinaloensis genomic DNA carries:
- a CDS encoding DUF1244 domain-containing protein — translation MAEFKYKNLSQAEQDKLDAAVFRRLLTHLDNNKDVQNIDLMILAGFCRNCFSKWYKAEADNQGLALDIDDARERVYGMTYEEWKQNHQVEATPEQLAAFAARQNKQ, via the coding sequence GTGGCTGAATTTAAATACAAAAACCTATCTCAAGCGGAGCAAGATAAACTCGATGCGGCGGTTTTTCGTCGTTTGCTGACCCATCTAGATAACAACAAAGATGTACAGAATATCGACTTGATGATTTTAGCGGGCTTTTGCCGTAACTGCTTCAGTAAGTGGTACAAAGCGGAAGCAGACAACCAGGGCTTAGCGCTTGATATTGATGATGCTCGCGAGCGAGTCTACGGCATGACTTATGAAGAGTGGAAACAAAATCATCAAGTCGAAGCCACCCCCGAGCAACTAGCCGCGTTTGCTGCTCGCCAAAATAAACAATAA